One genomic window of Methanosarcina acetivorans C2A includes the following:
- a CDS encoding Hsp20/alpha crystallin family protein, translated as MKFPIKRPSRDVCNWDPFDEIRGMQEYMEQMMRTFPALESRYAGGTFAPLTDVAEEDNKVIVTTDLPGINRENIELSLKDNFLVISASKGKEEENEKEGYLRKERSFMRYYREIPLPKGVTEEGATAQLKNGVLTVTMPKTEALTEKRIPIE; from the coding sequence ATGAAATTCCCAATTAAGAGACCATCCCGCGACGTGTGCAACTGGGACCCGTTTGATGAGATCAGAGGAATGCAGGAATACATGGAACAGATGATGAGAACATTCCCTGCACTGGAAAGCAGATATGCAGGCGGGACCTTTGCCCCATTAACCGATGTCGCGGAAGAAGACAACAAAGTAATTGTTACAACCGACCTGCCGGGCATCAACAGAGAAAATATCGAACTGAGCCTGAAGGACAACTTCCTTGTAATCAGCGCGTCCAAAGGAAAAGAAGAGGAAAACGAAAAGGAAGGCTATCTCAGAAAAGAGAGGTCTTTCATGCGCTACTACCGTGAGATTCCTCTTCCGAAAGGCGTAACCGAAGAAGGGGCAACCGCCCAGCTCAAAAACGGCGTCTTAACTGTCACCATGCCAAAAACAGAGGCATTAACCGAAAAAAGAATCCCGATCGAGTGA
- a CDS encoding MFS transporter, giving the protein MNTCNLQKNVFPEFFGNINHELYVLSFSRFCEDLGSGMLVALIPLYISDLGASFFSGLPLVTRAGLVITVFGLFSALTQPLMGRLSDRLDRRRPFILFGLIGYTFFSFLYSQVTSYEQLLFIRLLQGITVGATIPAVIAMVTHISTSETRGKAVGVYTTIRGVGFGLGPVVGGAIARYWGFDAGFYFCALLGVVSLGLVTFFVKETRGSPEPVSRKISGKKSYASVYSLAGAMLMMMVGIMMVVALLPEYEVRLEASELSLGVAVSAYIFARLLFQAPLGSLSDRIGRKKLIVGGLFLSAPLVVGMGYIASVGQLIIFRAFQGLLVAAIDTPAMALAADLSDGSSLSSRLSIITTAQAAGMAFGPIFGGFLAGYMTFVTPFYACALLMLLAGFVVIKKVEEPEKVI; this is encoded by the coding sequence ATGAACACCTGTAACCTGCAGAAAAATGTGTTTCCGGAATTTTTCGGCAATATTAATCATGAGCTCTATGTCCTCTCCTTTTCCAGGTTCTGCGAAGATCTGGGTTCGGGGATGCTGGTTGCTTTGATTCCTTTATATATCTCCGACCTCGGGGCATCTTTTTTTTCCGGACTTCCCCTTGTTACCAGAGCGGGGCTTGTAATTACGGTTTTCGGGCTTTTCAGCGCCCTTACTCAGCCTCTTATGGGCAGGCTTTCGGACAGGCTTGACCGCAGGAGACCTTTCATCCTCTTCGGGTTGATAGGGTATACCTTCTTTTCTTTCCTTTATTCGCAGGTAACAAGCTATGAGCAACTGCTTTTTATCCGGCTGCTGCAGGGGATTACGGTAGGGGCAACCATACCTGCGGTTATCGCCATGGTTACGCACATCTCGACTTCCGAGACCCGGGGAAAAGCCGTGGGAGTATATACGACCATCAGAGGAGTTGGCTTCGGGCTCGGGCCTGTTGTAGGGGGAGCAATAGCCAGATACTGGGGTTTTGATGCCGGATTTTATTTTTGCGCCCTGCTCGGAGTGGTAAGCCTGGGGCTTGTGACCTTTTTCGTTAAAGAAACCCGCGGTTCTCCTGAACCGGTTTCCAGAAAAATAAGCGGTAAAAAAAGCTATGCTTCGGTTTATTCCCTTGCAGGCGCCATGCTGATGATGATGGTCGGGATAATGATGGTAGTTGCCCTTCTTCCCGAATATGAGGTAAGGCTTGAAGCTTCCGAACTTTCCCTGGGAGTTGCGGTTTCAGCCTACATTTTTGCAAGGCTGCTTTTCCAGGCGCCTCTCGGCAGCCTCTCGGACCGGATAGGCAGGAAGAAATTAATTGTTGGAGGCCTTTTCCTGAGTGCCCCGCTGGTTGTCGGGATGGGCTACATCGCAAGCGTAGGCCAGCTTATCATTTTCCGGGCTTTTCAGGGACTTCTCGTAGCTGCTATAGACACGCCTGCAATGGCGCTTGCAGCTGATCTTTCGGACGGTTCATCCCTGAGCTCAAGGCTCAGCATAATAACAACGGCACAGGCAGCAGGAATGGCTTTCGGGCCTATCTTCGGAGGTTTCCTTGCAGGCTATATGACCTTTGTAACACCCTTTTACGCCTGCGCCCTGCTGATGCTCCTTGCGGGCTTTGTGGTTATCAAAAAAGTAGAGGAGCCAGAGAAAGTAATCTGA
- a CDS encoding TIGR00296 family protein — protein MLTETEGRVAVKLARKTIETLLLGGRVPGPRDAGTDLPPVFGENRGVFVTLTEKGMLRGCIGHPYPDSTLEQAIIDSAISAAVRDPRFPPVGGEELESLIVEVTILTQPEKINAPPKELPDKVEIGKHGLIVKQGYCQGLLLPQVAPENEMDSIDFLGHTCMKAGLSPDAWAKGAEVYCFEGQIFKEKEPEGEVIEEKF, from the coding sequence ATGCTTACAGAAACAGAAGGCAGGGTTGCAGTCAAGCTTGCAAGAAAAACCATTGAAACGCTTCTACTGGGAGGCAGGGTTCCCGGACCCCGGGATGCAGGTACAGATCTTCCGCCGGTTTTCGGAGAAAACAGGGGAGTTTTTGTCACATTAACGGAAAAAGGAATGTTAAGGGGCTGTATAGGGCATCCTTATCCTGACTCTACGCTTGAGCAGGCTATCATTGACTCCGCAATCTCTGCGGCAGTGCGCGACCCGCGTTTTCCTCCGGTCGGGGGAGAAGAGCTGGAAAGCCTGATTGTCGAGGTTACAATCCTGACTCAACCTGAAAAGATCAACGCCCCTCCGAAAGAACTTCCGGACAAGGTAGAGATCGGCAAACACGGGCTCATCGTAAAACAGGGCTACTGTCAGGGGCTGCTGCTCCCTCAGGTCGCTCCTGAGAATGAAATGGATTCCATAGATTTCCTGGGCCATACGTGTATGAAAGCCGGCCTTTCTCCGGACGCCTGGGCCAAAGGAGCAGAGGTCTACTGTTTCGAAGGGCAGATCTTCAAGGAAAAGGAACCCGAAGGGGAAGTCATAGAAGAAAAGTTTTGA